One window of the Anopheles cruzii chromosome 2, idAnoCruzAS_RS32_06, whole genome shotgun sequence genome contains the following:
- the LOC128268635 gene encoding cytoplasmic dynein 1 intermediate chain-like isoform X10, with the protein MDRKAELERKKAKLQALREEKDRRRKEKEQKDLEEATGKMGTTETNPRKDLDEMLSSLGVAPVSEVLSSLSSVNSATSDHSATLTPDTSLQPSTDGQKKKAVNLSLVSVQATNIPPKETVVYTKQTQTNSTGGHERDVLTYGDGQGDDEENSLTHIDHGFHSKLPPGILPHGLPTVKEVAPAITPQEQKKDDLKEVKELSAEQKQMIILSEDFQRFILRAGKVMERALSEKVDIYTDYIGGSDEDDMGDEKTQARLSLNRSFYCDRWSKNRCVTSFDWSTYYPELMVASYHSNEECPNEPDGVVIVWNTKFKKQTPEEVFHCQSAVISTCFAKFHPNLILGGTYSGQIVLWDNRVQKRTPIQRTPLSASAHTQPVYCLSMVGTQNAHNVISISSDGKLCSWSLDMLSQPQDVLELQHRQSKAISVTCMAFPHNEVNNFVLGSEDGYVYSASRHGNRSGIGETYEKHLGPVTGISAHHNQSSPDFGHLFLTSSIDWTIKLWSLKDNRPLYSFEDNSHYVMDVAWSPTHPALFAGVDGGGRLDLWNLNQDTEVPTASVTVEGQPALNRVSWTPSGLHVTVGDEAGRIYVYDVADNLAHPRMDEWNKLSAVLYDLKINQTDEFDEMDKKSPVPQNTSLNSLTSLTSSPLI; encoded by the exons ATGGATCGCAAAGCGGAGCTAGAGCGTAAAAAGGCCAAACTGCAGGCTCTCCGGGAGGAGAAAGATCGACGGCGGAAGGAAAAGGAGCAGAAAGACCTGGAGGAAGCAACGGGAAAAATGGGCACCACCGAAACTAACCCAAGAAA GGATTTGGATGAAATGCTCTCGTCACTTGGTGTTGCCCCCGTATCGGAAGTTCTTTCATCATTGTCATCGGTGAATTCCGCCACATCGGACCATTCTGCAACACTCACTCCCGATACCAGTCTGCAACCCAGCACGGACGGACAGAA AAAGAAGGCGGTCAACCTGAGCCTGGTGTCCGTGCAAGCTACCAACATTCCGCCGAAAGAGACGGTTGTTTACACCAAGCAGACACAAACTAACAGTACCGGCGGTCATGAGCGTGACG TGCTTACTTATGGCGACGGTCAAGGTGACGATGAGGAAAACTCTTTGACTCACATCGACCACGGGTTCCATTCGAAGCTGCCCCCCGGCATTCTGCCGCACGGCTTACCGACGGTGAAGGAAGTGGCCCCGGCAATAACACCCCAGGAGCAGAAGAAGGACGATCTGAAGGAAG TGAAGGAACTGTCCGCCGAGCAGAAGCAAATGATTATTCTGTCGGAAGATTTTCAACGATTCATACTGCGCGCAGGCAAAGTTATGGAGCGCGCACTGTCCGAGAAGGTCGACATTTACACCGACTACATTGGAGGCAGTGATGAAGATGATATGGG CGATGAAAAAACCCAAGCTCGCCTGTCGCTCAATCGTTCTTTCTACTGCGATCGCTGGTCGAAGAACCGATGCGTTACGTCGTTCGACTGGTCCACATACTATCCGGAGTTGATGGTTGCGTCGTACCACAGCAACGAGGAGTGCCCGAACGAACCAGACGGCGTGGTGATTGTGTGGAACACAAAGTTCAAGAAACAAACGCCCGAGGAGGTGTTCCACTGTCAGAGCGCCGTCATATCGACCTGCTTCGCGAAGTTTCACCCGAATCTAATCCTGGGCGGGACCTACTCCGGGCAGATCGTACTGTGGGACAATCGGGTACAGAAGCGAACACCGATCCAACGTACACCACTCAGCGCTAGCGCTCATACG CAACCCGTTTATTGTCTCTCGATGGTTGGTACGCAGAATGCCCATAACGTCATCTCGATAAGCTCAGACGGCAAGCTTTGCTCGTGGAGTCTTGACATGCTCTCTCAGCCACAGGATGTGCTGGAACTGCAACACCGCCAGTCCAAGGCGATTTCGGTCACGTGCATGGCCTTCCCGCATAACGAGGTAAACAACTTCGTACTGGGCAGCGAAGATGGGTACGTGTACTCGGCCAGTCGCCATGGCAATCGGTCCGGCATTGGGGAAACCTACGAGAAGCACCTCGGCCCGGTGACCGGCATTTCGGCGCACCACAACCAGTCGTCACCGGATTTCGGCCATCTCTTCCTTACCTCTTCCATTGATTGGACGATCAAACTGTGGAGCCTGAAGGACAATCGACCGTTGTATTCGTTCGAGGACAATTCGCATTATGTGATGGATGTGGCATGGTCACCGACCCATCCAGCTCTGTTCGCCGGTGTCGATGGAGGCGGACGGCTCGACTTGTGGAATCTTAACCAAGATACGGAGGTACCGACGGCGTCAGTGACCGTCGAAGGACAACCGGCACTGAACCGGGTTTCCTGGACACCGTCCGGGTTGCATGTGACGGTGGGTGACGAAGCGGGTCGCATTTACGTTTACGATGTGGCCGATAATCTGGCGCATCCACGCATGGACGAGTGGAACAAGCTAAGCGCCGTATTGTATGATCTGAAGATCAACCAAACGGACGAGTTTGATGAGATGGATAAAAAGTCGCCGGTCCCACAAAACACGTCGCTCAACTCGCTCACGTCGCTTACTAGCTCGCCGCTCATATGA
- the LOC128268635 gene encoding cytoplasmic dynein 1 intermediate chain-like isoform X7, which produces MDRKAELERKKAKLQALREEKDRRRKEKEQKDLEEATGKMGTTETNPRKDLDEMLSSLGVAPVSEVLSSLSSVNSATSDHSATLTPDTSLQPSTDGQKKKAVNLSLVSVQATNIPPKETVVYTKQTQTNSTGGHERDAHATDYYVLTYGDGQGDDEENSLTHIDHGFHSKLPPGILPHGLPTVKEVAPAITPQEQKKDDLKEVKELSAEQKQMIILSEDFQRFILRAGKVMERALSEKVDIYTDYIGGSDEDDMGDEKTQARLSLNRSFYCDRWSKNRCVTSFDWSTYYPELMVASYHSNEECPNEPDGVVIVWNTKFKKQTPEEVFHCQSAVISTCFAKFHPNLILGGTYSGQIVLWDNRVQKRTPIQRTPLSASAHTQPVYCLSMVGTQNAHNVISISSDGKLCSWSLDMLSQPQDVLELQHRQSKAISVTCMAFPHNEVNNFVLGSEDGYVYSASRHGNRSGIGETYEKHLGPVTGISAHHNQSSPDFGHLFLTSSIDWTIKLWSLKDNRPLYSFEDNSHYVMDVAWSPTHPALFAGVDGGGRLDLWNLNQDTEVPTASVTVEGQPALNRVSWTPSGLHVTVGDEAGRIYVYDVADNLAHPRMDEWNKLSAVLYDLKINQTDEFDEMDKKSPVPQNTSLNSLTSLTSSPLI; this is translated from the exons ATGGATCGCAAAGCGGAGCTAGAGCGTAAAAAGGCCAAACTGCAGGCTCTCCGGGAGGAGAAAGATCGACGGCGGAAGGAAAAGGAGCAGAAAGACCTGGAGGAAGCAACGGGAAAAATGGGCACCACCGAAACTAACCCAAGAAA GGATTTGGATGAAATGCTCTCGTCACTTGGTGTTGCCCCCGTATCGGAAGTTCTTTCATCATTGTCATCGGTGAATTCCGCCACATCGGACCATTCTGCAACACTCACTCCCGATACCAGTCTGCAACCCAGCACGGACGGACAGAA AAAGAAGGCGGTCAACCTGAGCCTGGTGTCCGTGCAAGCTACCAACATTCCGCCGAAAGAGACGGTTGTTTACACCAAGCAGACACAAACTAACAGTACCGGCGGTCATGAGCGTGACG CTCATGCCACCGATTACTACG TGCTTACTTATGGCGACGGTCAAGGTGACGATGAGGAAAACTCTTTGACTCACATCGACCACGGGTTCCATTCGAAGCTGCCCCCCGGCATTCTGCCGCACGGCTTACCGACGGTGAAGGAAGTGGCCCCGGCAATAACACCCCAGGAGCAGAAGAAGGACGATCTGAAGGAAG TGAAGGAACTGTCCGCCGAGCAGAAGCAAATGATTATTCTGTCGGAAGATTTTCAACGATTCATACTGCGCGCAGGCAAAGTTATGGAGCGCGCACTGTCCGAGAAGGTCGACATTTACACCGACTACATTGGAGGCAGTGATGAAGATGATATGGG CGATGAAAAAACCCAAGCTCGCCTGTCGCTCAATCGTTCTTTCTACTGCGATCGCTGGTCGAAGAACCGATGCGTTACGTCGTTCGACTGGTCCACATACTATCCGGAGTTGATGGTTGCGTCGTACCACAGCAACGAGGAGTGCCCGAACGAACCAGACGGCGTGGTGATTGTGTGGAACACAAAGTTCAAGAAACAAACGCCCGAGGAGGTGTTCCACTGTCAGAGCGCCGTCATATCGACCTGCTTCGCGAAGTTTCACCCGAATCTAATCCTGGGCGGGACCTACTCCGGGCAGATCGTACTGTGGGACAATCGGGTACAGAAGCGAACACCGATCCAACGTACACCACTCAGCGCTAGCGCTCATACG CAACCCGTTTATTGTCTCTCGATGGTTGGTACGCAGAATGCCCATAACGTCATCTCGATAAGCTCAGACGGCAAGCTTTGCTCGTGGAGTCTTGACATGCTCTCTCAGCCACAGGATGTGCTGGAACTGCAACACCGCCAGTCCAAGGCGATTTCGGTCACGTGCATGGCCTTCCCGCATAACGAGGTAAACAACTTCGTACTGGGCAGCGAAGATGGGTACGTGTACTCGGCCAGTCGCCATGGCAATCGGTCCGGCATTGGGGAAACCTACGAGAAGCACCTCGGCCCGGTGACCGGCATTTCGGCGCACCACAACCAGTCGTCACCGGATTTCGGCCATCTCTTCCTTACCTCTTCCATTGATTGGACGATCAAACTGTGGAGCCTGAAGGACAATCGACCGTTGTATTCGTTCGAGGACAATTCGCATTATGTGATGGATGTGGCATGGTCACCGACCCATCCAGCTCTGTTCGCCGGTGTCGATGGAGGCGGACGGCTCGACTTGTGGAATCTTAACCAAGATACGGAGGTACCGACGGCGTCAGTGACCGTCGAAGGACAACCGGCACTGAACCGGGTTTCCTGGACACCGTCCGGGTTGCATGTGACGGTGGGTGACGAAGCGGGTCGCATTTACGTTTACGATGTGGCCGATAATCTGGCGCATCCACGCATGGACGAGTGGAACAAGCTAAGCGCCGTATTGTATGATCTGAAGATCAACCAAACGGACGAGTTTGATGAGATGGATAAAAAGTCGCCGGTCCCACAAAACACGTCGCTCAACTCGCTCACGTCGCTTACTAGCTCGCCGCTCATATGA
- the LOC128268635 gene encoding cytoplasmic dynein 1 intermediate chain-like isoform X11: protein MDRKAELERKKAKLQALREEKDRRRKEKEQKDLEEATGKMGTTETNPRKDLDEMLSSLGVAPVSEVLSSLSSVNSATSDHSATLTPDTSLQPSTDGQKKKAVNLSLVSVQATNIPPKETVVYTKQTQTNSTGGHERDAHATDYYGDDEENSLTHIDHGFHSKLPPGILPHGLPTVKEVAPAITPQEQKKDDLKEVKELSAEQKQMIILSEDFQRFILRAGKVMERALSEKVDIYTDYIGGSDEDDMGDEKTQARLSLNRSFYCDRWSKNRCVTSFDWSTYYPELMVASYHSNEECPNEPDGVVIVWNTKFKKQTPEEVFHCQSAVISTCFAKFHPNLILGGTYSGQIVLWDNRVQKRTPIQRTPLSASAHTQPVYCLSMVGTQNAHNVISISSDGKLCSWSLDMLSQPQDVLELQHRQSKAISVTCMAFPHNEVNNFVLGSEDGYVYSASRHGNRSGIGETYEKHLGPVTGISAHHNQSSPDFGHLFLTSSIDWTIKLWSLKDNRPLYSFEDNSHYVMDVAWSPTHPALFAGVDGGGRLDLWNLNQDTEVPTASVTVEGQPALNRVSWTPSGLHVTVGDEAGRIYVYDVADNLAHPRMDEWNKLSAVLYDLKINQTDEFDEMDKKSPVPQNTSLNSLTSLTSSPLI, encoded by the exons ATGGATCGCAAAGCGGAGCTAGAGCGTAAAAAGGCCAAACTGCAGGCTCTCCGGGAGGAGAAAGATCGACGGCGGAAGGAAAAGGAGCAGAAAGACCTGGAGGAAGCAACGGGAAAAATGGGCACCACCGAAACTAACCCAAGAAA GGATTTGGATGAAATGCTCTCGTCACTTGGTGTTGCCCCCGTATCGGAAGTTCTTTCATCATTGTCATCGGTGAATTCCGCCACATCGGACCATTCTGCAACACTCACTCCCGATACCAGTCTGCAACCCAGCACGGACGGACAGAA AAAGAAGGCGGTCAACCTGAGCCTGGTGTCCGTGCAAGCTACCAACATTCCGCCGAAAGAGACGGTTGTTTACACCAAGCAGACACAAACTAACAGTACCGGCGGTCATGAGCGTGACG CTCATGCCACCGATTACTACG GTGACGATGAGGAAAACTCTTTGACTCACATCGACCACGGGTTCCATTCGAAGCTGCCCCCCGGCATTCTGCCGCACGGCTTACCGACGGTGAAGGAAGTGGCCCCGGCAATAACACCCCAGGAGCAGAAGAAGGACGATCTGAAGGAAG TGAAGGAACTGTCCGCCGAGCAGAAGCAAATGATTATTCTGTCGGAAGATTTTCAACGATTCATACTGCGCGCAGGCAAAGTTATGGAGCGCGCACTGTCCGAGAAGGTCGACATTTACACCGACTACATTGGAGGCAGTGATGAAGATGATATGGG CGATGAAAAAACCCAAGCTCGCCTGTCGCTCAATCGTTCTTTCTACTGCGATCGCTGGTCGAAGAACCGATGCGTTACGTCGTTCGACTGGTCCACATACTATCCGGAGTTGATGGTTGCGTCGTACCACAGCAACGAGGAGTGCCCGAACGAACCAGACGGCGTGGTGATTGTGTGGAACACAAAGTTCAAGAAACAAACGCCCGAGGAGGTGTTCCACTGTCAGAGCGCCGTCATATCGACCTGCTTCGCGAAGTTTCACCCGAATCTAATCCTGGGCGGGACCTACTCCGGGCAGATCGTACTGTGGGACAATCGGGTACAGAAGCGAACACCGATCCAACGTACACCACTCAGCGCTAGCGCTCATACG CAACCCGTTTATTGTCTCTCGATGGTTGGTACGCAGAATGCCCATAACGTCATCTCGATAAGCTCAGACGGCAAGCTTTGCTCGTGGAGTCTTGACATGCTCTCTCAGCCACAGGATGTGCTGGAACTGCAACACCGCCAGTCCAAGGCGATTTCGGTCACGTGCATGGCCTTCCCGCATAACGAGGTAAACAACTTCGTACTGGGCAGCGAAGATGGGTACGTGTACTCGGCCAGTCGCCATGGCAATCGGTCCGGCATTGGGGAAACCTACGAGAAGCACCTCGGCCCGGTGACCGGCATTTCGGCGCACCACAACCAGTCGTCACCGGATTTCGGCCATCTCTTCCTTACCTCTTCCATTGATTGGACGATCAAACTGTGGAGCCTGAAGGACAATCGACCGTTGTATTCGTTCGAGGACAATTCGCATTATGTGATGGATGTGGCATGGTCACCGACCCATCCAGCTCTGTTCGCCGGTGTCGATGGAGGCGGACGGCTCGACTTGTGGAATCTTAACCAAGATACGGAGGTACCGACGGCGTCAGTGACCGTCGAAGGACAACCGGCACTGAACCGGGTTTCCTGGACACCGTCCGGGTTGCATGTGACGGTGGGTGACGAAGCGGGTCGCATTTACGTTTACGATGTGGCCGATAATCTGGCGCATCCACGCATGGACGAGTGGAACAAGCTAAGCGCCGTATTGTATGATCTGAAGATCAACCAAACGGACGAGTTTGATGAGATGGATAAAAAGTCGCCGGTCCCACAAAACACGTCGCTCAACTCGCTCACGTCGCTTACTAGCTCGCCGCTCATATGA
- the LOC128268635 gene encoding cytoplasmic dynein 1 intermediate chain-like isoform X8: MDRKAELERKKAKLQALREEKDRRRKEKEQKDLEEATGKMGTTETNPRKDLDEMLSSLGVAPVSEVLSSLSSVNSATSDHSATLTPDTSLQPSTDGQKKKAVNLSLVSVQATNIPPKETVVYTKQTQTNSTGGHERDDEYNLNPGLEWEDEITVLTYGDGQGDDEENSLTHIDHGFHSKLPPGILPHGLPTVKEVAPAITPQEQKKDDLKEVKELSAEQKQMIILSEDFQRFILRAGKVMERALSEKVDIYTDYIGGSDEDDMGDEKTQARLSLNRSFYCDRWSKNRCVTSFDWSTYYPELMVASYHSNEECPNEPDGVVIVWNTKFKKQTPEEVFHCQSAVISTCFAKFHPNLILGGTYSGQIVLWDNRVQKRTPIQRTPLSASAHTQPVYCLSMVGTQNAHNVISISSDGKLCSWSLDMLSQPQDVLELQHRQSKAISVTCMAFPHNEVNNFVLGSEDGYVYSASRHGNRSGIGETYEKHLGPVTGISAHHNQSSPDFGHLFLTSSIDWTIKLWSLKDNRPLYSFEDNSHYVMDVAWSPTHPALFAGVDGGGRLDLWNLNQDTEVPTASVTVEGQPALNRVSWTPSGLHVTVGDEAGRIYVYDVADNLAHPRMDEWNKLSAVLYDLKINQTDEFDEMDKKSPVPQNTSLNSLTSLTSSPLI, from the exons ATGGATCGCAAAGCGGAGCTAGAGCGTAAAAAGGCCAAACTGCAGGCTCTCCGGGAGGAGAAAGATCGACGGCGGAAGGAAAAGGAGCAGAAAGACCTGGAGGAAGCAACGGGAAAAATGGGCACCACCGAAACTAACCCAAGAAA GGATTTGGATGAAATGCTCTCGTCACTTGGTGTTGCCCCCGTATCGGAAGTTCTTTCATCATTGTCATCGGTGAATTCCGCCACATCGGACCATTCTGCAACACTCACTCCCGATACCAGTCTGCAACCCAGCACGGACGGACAGAA AAAGAAGGCGGTCAACCTGAGCCTGGTGTCCGTGCAAGCTACCAACATTCCGCCGAAAGAGACGGTTGTTTACACCAAGCAGACACAAACTAACAGTACCGGCGGTCATGAGCGTGACG ATGAATACAATCTTAATCCCGGTTTAGAATGGGAGGATGAGATTACAG TGCTTACTTATGGCGACGGTCAAGGTGACGATGAGGAAAACTCTTTGACTCACATCGACCACGGGTTCCATTCGAAGCTGCCCCCCGGCATTCTGCCGCACGGCTTACCGACGGTGAAGGAAGTGGCCCCGGCAATAACACCCCAGGAGCAGAAGAAGGACGATCTGAAGGAAG TGAAGGAACTGTCCGCCGAGCAGAAGCAAATGATTATTCTGTCGGAAGATTTTCAACGATTCATACTGCGCGCAGGCAAAGTTATGGAGCGCGCACTGTCCGAGAAGGTCGACATTTACACCGACTACATTGGAGGCAGTGATGAAGATGATATGGG CGATGAAAAAACCCAAGCTCGCCTGTCGCTCAATCGTTCTTTCTACTGCGATCGCTGGTCGAAGAACCGATGCGTTACGTCGTTCGACTGGTCCACATACTATCCGGAGTTGATGGTTGCGTCGTACCACAGCAACGAGGAGTGCCCGAACGAACCAGACGGCGTGGTGATTGTGTGGAACACAAAGTTCAAGAAACAAACGCCCGAGGAGGTGTTCCACTGTCAGAGCGCCGTCATATCGACCTGCTTCGCGAAGTTTCACCCGAATCTAATCCTGGGCGGGACCTACTCCGGGCAGATCGTACTGTGGGACAATCGGGTACAGAAGCGAACACCGATCCAACGTACACCACTCAGCGCTAGCGCTCATACG CAACCCGTTTATTGTCTCTCGATGGTTGGTACGCAGAATGCCCATAACGTCATCTCGATAAGCTCAGACGGCAAGCTTTGCTCGTGGAGTCTTGACATGCTCTCTCAGCCACAGGATGTGCTGGAACTGCAACACCGCCAGTCCAAGGCGATTTCGGTCACGTGCATGGCCTTCCCGCATAACGAGGTAAACAACTTCGTACTGGGCAGCGAAGATGGGTACGTGTACTCGGCCAGTCGCCATGGCAATCGGTCCGGCATTGGGGAAACCTACGAGAAGCACCTCGGCCCGGTGACCGGCATTTCGGCGCACCACAACCAGTCGTCACCGGATTTCGGCCATCTCTTCCTTACCTCTTCCATTGATTGGACGATCAAACTGTGGAGCCTGAAGGACAATCGACCGTTGTATTCGTTCGAGGACAATTCGCATTATGTGATGGATGTGGCATGGTCACCGACCCATCCAGCTCTGTTCGCCGGTGTCGATGGAGGCGGACGGCTCGACTTGTGGAATCTTAACCAAGATACGGAGGTACCGACGGCGTCAGTGACCGTCGAAGGACAACCGGCACTGAACCGGGTTTCCTGGACACCGTCCGGGTTGCATGTGACGGTGGGTGACGAAGCGGGTCGCATTTACGTTTACGATGTGGCCGATAATCTGGCGCATCCACGCATGGACGAGTGGAACAAGCTAAGCGCCGTATTGTATGATCTGAAGATCAACCAAACGGACGAGTTTGATGAGATGGATAAAAAGTCGCCGGTCCCACAAAACACGTCGCTCAACTCGCTCACGTCGCTTACTAGCTCGCCGCTCATATGA
- the LOC128268635 gene encoding cytoplasmic dynein 1 intermediate chain-like isoform X3, protein MDRKAELERKKAKLQALREEKDRRRKEKEQKDLEEATGKMGTTETNPRKDLDEMLSSLGVAPVSEVLSSLSSVNSATSDHSATLTPDTSLQPSTDGQKKKAVNLSLVSVQATNIPPKETVVYTKQTQTNSTGGHERDAHATDYYDEYNLNPGLEWEDEITVLTYGDGQGDDEENSLTHIDHGFHSKLPPGILPHGLPTVKEVAPAITPQEQKKDDLKEVKELSAEQKQMIILSEDFQRFILRAGKVMERALSEKVDIYTDYIGGSDEDDMGDEKTQARLSLNRSFYCDRWSKNRCVTSFDWSTYYPELMVASYHSNEECPNEPDGVVIVWNTKFKKQTPEEVFHCQSAVISTCFAKFHPNLILGGTYSGQIVLWDNRVQKRTPIQRTPLSASAHTQPVYCLSMVGTQNAHNVISISSDGKLCSWSLDMLSQPQDVLELQHRQSKAISVTCMAFPHNEVNNFVLGSEDGYVYSASRHGNRSGIGETYEKHLGPVTGISAHHNQSSPDFGHLFLTSSIDWTIKLWSLKDNRPLYSFEDNSHYVMDVAWSPTHPALFAGVDGGGRLDLWNLNQDTEVPTASVTVEGQPALNRVSWTPSGLHVTVGDEAGRIYVYDVADNLAHPRMDEWNKLSAVLYDLKINQTDEFDEMDKKSPVPQNTSLNSLTSLTSSPLI, encoded by the exons ATGGATCGCAAAGCGGAGCTAGAGCGTAAAAAGGCCAAACTGCAGGCTCTCCGGGAGGAGAAAGATCGACGGCGGAAGGAAAAGGAGCAGAAAGACCTGGAGGAAGCAACGGGAAAAATGGGCACCACCGAAACTAACCCAAGAAA GGATTTGGATGAAATGCTCTCGTCACTTGGTGTTGCCCCCGTATCGGAAGTTCTTTCATCATTGTCATCGGTGAATTCCGCCACATCGGACCATTCTGCAACACTCACTCCCGATACCAGTCTGCAACCCAGCACGGACGGACAGAA AAAGAAGGCGGTCAACCTGAGCCTGGTGTCCGTGCAAGCTACCAACATTCCGCCGAAAGAGACGGTTGTTTACACCAAGCAGACACAAACTAACAGTACCGGCGGTCATGAGCGTGACG CTCATGCCACCGATTACTACG ATGAATACAATCTTAATCCCGGTTTAGAATGGGAGGATGAGATTACAG TGCTTACTTATGGCGACGGTCAAGGTGACGATGAGGAAAACTCTTTGACTCACATCGACCACGGGTTCCATTCGAAGCTGCCCCCCGGCATTCTGCCGCACGGCTTACCGACGGTGAAGGAAGTGGCCCCGGCAATAACACCCCAGGAGCAGAAGAAGGACGATCTGAAGGAAG TGAAGGAACTGTCCGCCGAGCAGAAGCAAATGATTATTCTGTCGGAAGATTTTCAACGATTCATACTGCGCGCAGGCAAAGTTATGGAGCGCGCACTGTCCGAGAAGGTCGACATTTACACCGACTACATTGGAGGCAGTGATGAAGATGATATGGG CGATGAAAAAACCCAAGCTCGCCTGTCGCTCAATCGTTCTTTCTACTGCGATCGCTGGTCGAAGAACCGATGCGTTACGTCGTTCGACTGGTCCACATACTATCCGGAGTTGATGGTTGCGTCGTACCACAGCAACGAGGAGTGCCCGAACGAACCAGACGGCGTGGTGATTGTGTGGAACACAAAGTTCAAGAAACAAACGCCCGAGGAGGTGTTCCACTGTCAGAGCGCCGTCATATCGACCTGCTTCGCGAAGTTTCACCCGAATCTAATCCTGGGCGGGACCTACTCCGGGCAGATCGTACTGTGGGACAATCGGGTACAGAAGCGAACACCGATCCAACGTACACCACTCAGCGCTAGCGCTCATACG CAACCCGTTTATTGTCTCTCGATGGTTGGTACGCAGAATGCCCATAACGTCATCTCGATAAGCTCAGACGGCAAGCTTTGCTCGTGGAGTCTTGACATGCTCTCTCAGCCACAGGATGTGCTGGAACTGCAACACCGCCAGTCCAAGGCGATTTCGGTCACGTGCATGGCCTTCCCGCATAACGAGGTAAACAACTTCGTACTGGGCAGCGAAGATGGGTACGTGTACTCGGCCAGTCGCCATGGCAATCGGTCCGGCATTGGGGAAACCTACGAGAAGCACCTCGGCCCGGTGACCGGCATTTCGGCGCACCACAACCAGTCGTCACCGGATTTCGGCCATCTCTTCCTTACCTCTTCCATTGATTGGACGATCAAACTGTGGAGCCTGAAGGACAATCGACCGTTGTATTCGTTCGAGGACAATTCGCATTATGTGATGGATGTGGCATGGTCACCGACCCATCCAGCTCTGTTCGCCGGTGTCGATGGAGGCGGACGGCTCGACTTGTGGAATCTTAACCAAGATACGGAGGTACCGACGGCGTCAGTGACCGTCGAAGGACAACCGGCACTGAACCGGGTTTCCTGGACACCGTCCGGGTTGCATGTGACGGTGGGTGACGAAGCGGGTCGCATTTACGTTTACGATGTGGCCGATAATCTGGCGCATCCACGCATGGACGAGTGGAACAAGCTAAGCGCCGTATTGTATGATCTGAAGATCAACCAAACGGACGAGTTTGATGAGATGGATAAAAAGTCGCCGGTCCCACAAAACACGTCGCTCAACTCGCTCACGTCGCTTACTAGCTCGCCGCTCATATGA